In bacterium, a single genomic region encodes these proteins:
- a CDS encoding RNA-binding protein: MKLYVGNLPFSASAEDVRALFEQAGAVSACELVTDRFTGQSRGFAFVEMGSPEEGAQAIQRFNDHEVDGRRMVVNEARPREARAGGPRGGFGGGGGGYRPAPSGGYGGAPASQGGFGDGSPTFAPPGGGGAPGGFGAKRKSGKGSRRNARAAKRDRKAFW, translated from the coding sequence ATGAAATTGTACGTGGGCAATCTGCCCTTCTCGGCGTCCGCGGAGGACGTGCGCGCGCTCTTCGAACAGGCCGGGGCGGTCAGCGCGTGCGAGTTGGTCACGGACAGGTTCACCGGCCAGTCCCGCGGGTTCGCGTTCGTCGAGATGGGTTCGCCCGAGGAGGGCGCCCAGGCGATCCAGCGCTTCAACGACCACGAGGTGGACGGCCGGCGCATGGTCGTCAACGAGGCGCGGCCGCGCGAGGCGCGCGCCGGCGGCCCCCGGGGCGGGTTCGGCGGCGGAGGCGGCGGCTACCGGCCGGCTCCCTCGGGCGGCTACGGCGGCGCTCCGGCGTCCCAGGGCGGTTTCGGCGACGGCTCCCCGACCTTCGCCCCTCCCGGCGGAGGGGGCGCCCCCGGCGGTTTCGGGGCAAAGCGCAAGTCGGGCAAGGGCAGCCGGCGGAACGCGCGCGCCGCCAAGCGCGACCGCAAAGCCTTCTGGTAG